The following is a genomic window from Amycolatopsis acidiphila.
CGAACACGGTGTAGTCGGGGTCGAGCTGCGCGGTGCCGTAGACCATGAAGAACTGGCTGCCACCGCTGTTGGGCTGCGAGGTCTTCGCCATCGCGAGGACGCCGCGGCCGTAGGTCAGCTGGGGGAAGTTCTCGTCCTGCACGGTGTAGCCGGGGCCGCCCATGCCGGTGCCCGTCGGGTCGCCGCACTGCAGCATCTGCAGCCCGTCGGTGCCGAGGCGGTGGCACGCGGTGTCGGTGTAGAAGCCCTGGTTGACCAGGCTGAGGAAGCTGTTCACGGTGCAGGGCGCCAGCGCGCGGTCCAGCGTCACGGGAATGTCGCCCGCGGTGGTCTTGAGCGTGACGTTCACGGTGCCGGTCGACGAGACGTTCTTGCCGTTGGGGGCGGTCGCCTTCTTCGTGCTCTGCTGATCGGTCGAGGCCGGGTAGTCGCACGTCGTCGGGTTCGGCAGCGGGGTGGGCCGCTTGGCCTCGGTGACCCGCTCGGTGGGGATCTGCAGCGGGCTGCTCTCCGGGGTGCTCGCCGGCGCCGCCGCCGAGGTCGAGCTGTCGTCGCTGCTCCTGGTCGCGAAGAACACCACCAGCCCGGCGACCACGACCACCACGCCCACGGTCGCGCCGACGCCGATGATCTTGCGCCGGCGTGCGCGCTCGGCACGGCGGACGAGCTGCCGTTCGAGTTTGCGCTTCGCGGCCTCACGGCGTTGCTGGTTGGTCGCCACCTGCCCCCTCCAGAATCTGCTCGACTTCACCGATCGGGTGGCGGCAGTCTATTGGCACAGCCTGTGAGAACCCCGTACAGGGCCGGTTAGGGTGAATGCGCCGGACTTACTGGAGGTGTCTTTTCGTGCTCGTCGTCGGATTCGCCGCCGGCGCTTTCCGAGCGAACTGCTACCTGCTCGCGTCGGCGGCCGGTGCCCGCTGCGTCGTCGTCGACCCGGGGCAGGACGCCGTCGCGCCGGTGGAGAAAGCCTTGGGGGAGCACGGTTTGACGCCCGAAGCGGTGCTCGTGACGCACGGGCACGCCGATCACGCCGACTCGGCGGGCGCACTCGCGGACACGTACGGCATCCCGGTCTGGCTGCATCCCGCGGATGACGCGCTCGTCCCGATACCCACTTGTGATCTCGCCGATACGACCCTCGAACTCGCCGGGCTCGAGGTCCGTGTCGAGCACACCCCCGGCCACACTCCGGGATCGGTGGTCTTCCGTCTCGACACCCCGGAAGGGGGACGTCTCGTGCTCACCGGTGACACGGTGTTCGCCGGCTCCGTCGGCCGCGGCGACCAGCAGCAGCTGGCCGCCTCGGTGCGCGACACGCTGCTGCCGCTGGCCGACGACACCGTACTGCTGCCCGGGCACGGCGGCGCCACGACCATCGGGCGGGAGCGCGCCTTCCTGGCCGGCGGGGCGGTGGCCCGGTGACCGAGCCGAGCAACGAGTCGAAGAAGCCGACCCGGCCGCCGGAGCCGGAACGCCTGGCGCTGCACCAGGAAGACCCGGCGCTGCGCCGTCGCAGGCTCTTCTCGGGGCTGGCCGGGGTGGCGTTGTTCGCGGCCGCGTTCGGCGGGATCGGCGGGCTGGTCGGCGGCGAGGTCGTCGGCCTGGTCGTGGCCGCGGTGGTCGCGCTGCCGCTGCTGTACGTGGTGCTGTTCGCGGTGCGGCGGCGGATCTGGCTCGAGGGCACCATCGTGCTGGTCCGGACCTGGCGCACGCGGCGGGTGGACATCGTCGCGGCGAGCCGGATCGACCTGCTCGTGACGGATGTGCGGGGCATGCGGACGGTGAGCCTGCTGCTCAACGCCCGTCAGCGCGGCAGGACCGCGAAGCTCGACCTGGCCGTGTACGCCGGGACGGGCGGGCGCGAGCTCGGGGTCCTCGCCCTGCGCAGGCTGGCGAACGCGTTGATGAACAACTTCGAGGCCAACGGGATGGTCTTCTCGGAGCTGCTCGTGGCGCAGCTGCGGTCGGAGGCCCGCGGCGACGGCGCGGCCGACCGGCCGCTCTACCGGCTCGCCTCGGCGGCGCCGGCGGGACGGCTCGCGCAACGCTTCACCATGGACGCCGTCAGCCGCTTCGTGGCCCATCTGGACTGATCCCGCGGTTCACTGGGGTCCGGGGCGAGGCGGGCTCGGGAGCCTGGCCGTTGGCCGAAGCAGGGGCGGCCCCGGCCAGCCGGCGTTCGATCGCCGCGAGCTGCTCGCGGACGCTCTCCAGCTGGTACACGACCTCCGGCAGCTCCTGGGCGGCGAAGGTGGCGAGCCGTTCGATCTGCTTCACCGCGTCCCGCAGCTCCACCAGCACGAGCGTCAGCCGGGGCAGGCTCTGTACCGCCTTGACCGTGGTCCGGGCGGCGCGGGACAGGCGTCGCGGCAGTGCGAGATCCATCGCAAGACCCCTCTGTTCGCTTGCCGGACTTCGTACCTCACCTTCCGCGCGGCGGCGACACCGGGGCTGGAACCTGTGGCTGGTGCTCACTCCTGTGACTGCTGGTGCCGGTGGGGACCTTTTCCCTGCTCGCGATGAGCGCGGCGAGCACCGTGGTGACCGGCACGGCGGCCACGATCCCGACACTGCCGGCGAGCGTGCGGACGATCTCCTCGGCCACGTCCTGCGAGCCGAGGATCGTGCCCAGCCCCACGCCGGACAGCGACGAGTAGAGCATCACCGGCAGCGCGGCGCCCGCGTACGCCATGACGAGGGTGTTCACCGCCGAGCCCACGTGGTCGCGGCCGATGCGCTGGCCCGCCCGGTACAGCTCGCGCCAGCCCAGGTCCGGGTTGGCCCGCCGCAGCTCCCACACCGCGCTGGTCTGGGTGACCGTGACGTCGTCGAGTACGCCCAGCGCGCCGATCACGATCCCGGCGAGCAGCAGGCCGCGGGCGTCGATGCCGTGGCCCAGCGCGCCGATGAGCGTGGAGGTGCTGTCGTCGAGGCCGGTCAGCGACGAGGCGACGGAGAAGATCACCGACAGCAGCCCGATCAGCGCGAGGCTGGCCATCGTGCCCAGTACCGCGACCGAGGTCCGCGCGGAGAGCCCGTGCGTCACGTACAGCGCGACGAACATGATGACGCCCGCGCCCACGATCGCCACCAGCAGCGGGTTCTCCCCGGCGAGGATCGAGGGCAGCACGAACAGCACGAGCACGACGAAGCTCAGCACCAGGGCGCCGAGCGCGGCCACGCCCCGCCACCGCCCGAGCACCACCACGGCGATCGCGAACAAGGCGGCCAGCAGCGCGAGCGGCAGTCCGCGCTGGAAGTCGACGATCTGGTAGGAGCTCGGGTCCTTCGGCTCGCCGCCGTTGTAGGCCAGGACGACCTTGTCCCCGGCGCTGAAGCGCGGGGTGCTGGGCTCGATCGGCACGACGAGCTCGATCCTGCTCCCCGCCGCGGCACCGTCGCTCAGCGCGACGTCCACGGTCAGGCAGGGCTTCTCGTCCGGGGCGGGCTGGTCGCCGACGTGCACCTGGCCGGGCGCGAGGCAGGGGCCGCTCAGCGCGGTGGCGATGGTGCCGTGCACCGGCACGCCCTGCTGGTAGCTGCCGGCGGGTTTCGCCTTGCCCCACGGGTAGAGCACGAGCATGCCCGCCACCGCCGCCACCGCGATCGGCACCAGCAGCCAGATCAGCAGCAGGCGCACCCGCCGCGACGCGGGCTCCGCCGGGCCGTGCCCGTGACCGTGGCCATGACCGGTCACGGGGGCGGGGCGTTTCGCGGACGGCTTTGCCGCCGTCTTTGCCGCCGCCTTTGCGGGCGGCTTCGGGGCGGGCTTCGCGGCCACCGCCGGTTTCCGGCGCGGGGCCTGCGGCCGGGCACGCGCGGGTTCGTCGGTGACCCGGCGGATCGGGCCGGTCTCGGCGTCGGCGAAGTCGTCACGTACCACCGGGCTATCGTGCACAGCCCGCTCGGCGGGGGTGCCGCCGGGGAGGGCG
Proteins encoded in this region:
- a CDS encoding peptidylprolyl isomerase — its product is MATNQQRREAAKRKLERQLVRRAERARRRKIIGVGATVGVVVVVAGLVVFFATRSSDDSSTSAAAPASTPESSPLQIPTERVTEAKRPTPLPNPTTCDYPASTDQQSTKKATAPNGKNVSSTGTVNVTLKTTAGDIPVTLDRALAPCTVNSFLSLVNQGFYTDTACHRLGTDGLQMLQCGDPTGTGMGGPGYTVQDENFPQLTYGRGVLAMAKTSQPNSGGSQFFMVYGTAQLDPDYTVFGSISDTGLQVLDKVARDGVDPASAAQSQDGTGAPKTPVKFTGATVDA
- a CDS encoding MBL fold metallo-hydrolase, encoding MLVVGFAAGAFRANCYLLASAAGARCVVVDPGQDAVAPVEKALGEHGLTPEAVLVTHGHADHADSAGALADTYGIPVWLHPADDALVPIPTCDLADTTLELAGLEVRVEHTPGHTPGSVVFRLDTPEGGRLVLTGDTVFAGSVGRGDQQQLAASVRDTLLPLADDTVLLPGHGGATTIGRERAFLAGGAVAR
- a CDS encoding YibE/F family protein; protein product: MVRDDFADAETGPIRRVTDEPARARPQAPRRKPAVAAKPAPKPPAKAAAKTAAKPSAKRPAPVTGHGHGHGHGPAEPASRRVRLLLIWLLVPIAVAAVAGMLVLYPWGKAKPAGSYQQGVPVHGTIATALSGPCLAPGQVHVGDQPAPDEKPCLTVDVALSDGAAAGSRIELVVPIEPSTPRFSAGDKVVLAYNGGEPKDPSSYQIVDFQRGLPLALLAALFAIAVVVLGRWRGVAALGALVLSFVVLVLFVLPSILAGENPLLVAIVGAGVIMFVALYVTHGLSARTSVAVLGTMASLALIGLLSVIFSVASSLTGLDDSTSTLIGALGHGIDARGLLLAGIVIGALGVLDDVTVTQTSAVWELRRANPDLGWRELYRAGQRIGRDHVGSAVNTLVMAYAGAALPVMLYSSLSGVGLGTILGSQDVAEEIVRTLAGSVGIVAAVPVTTVLAALIASREKVPTGTSSHRSEHQPQVPAPVSPPRGR